TAAAGTGTTGGTAGATTGATCGGGATCAAGACTAGCAGCTTTTACCATTGAGGTAACTAGCAATGAACTCAAACCCCGATAACTTTTTACTATCCGACTAACCAAGCGCCCTGGAATGAGACTTACCCGTTCTTGCCAACGCTCCAAGGATTCACTCAAGCTAGGCATGGGATCTGTTAGGGAGGGCGGGAGTTCGTAGGGTTGCGCAGTTTGAATTGTCCGAACGCTAGATTGTTGAGAATTTACTTGATGAGCGGTAGTGACAATTAAATTATCTGTCCCAGTCAAAATTACGTTACTATACTTACCCATAATTTCGACGTACAGATGCCAAATCGGTGCTTCTCCGGGGCGGCGGGCAAATTGTAAATCTATTACACGCTCCCAAGGTGCGATCGCTTCTATACCTATCAAAGCAAAACCACCCAGTTGATGTCTCAACTGTTGGCTAAAAGTAAAAGTATCAGGTGTGCGCGGTGGTGGATCGGCAATACAAATCCGAGCCGCTTGTGGATGCCAGGAAATGGTTAACCAACTTCGGCGTTTGAGAGTACGTAACCCTAATGAAATAGTGTAGCGATCGCGTTGATACACTTGTTCGAGTCGCGCTGGAACCCATAAGAAGCGCAACTCACTACAAGCAGCAGTTAGGGTGGTGAAGTCAACTTGTTGCAATTTTTTCTCTGACAACTTTGAGTTTTGGCAGCAAGATTATCATTTTGGCACTCTCCACACGCTTAGTGCAAATTGCGCTTCAAATTATCCAAATCATGATCAATTTCCCAACGCATGAATTGTTCCTCTAAGGCATCTGCGCCACTAGAATTGCTATTACTGGCAGGAAAATTCCAACCCGTAGTTTCCGTAGTTTTAGTTTGAGCAGCACGCTCTGCCTGAGCTTGCTTGGCTTTTGCTCCTACCTCTTGACGACGAATAGATATTTGACGTTGTAGTTCCTTGGCTTTCTCAATTCGCTCTTTAAGTCCTTGCATTTTTCCCCAAAGTTGATTTCCCTGACGCAGCAAGGCTGCTTCTCGTTCTTGGGCTGCTTGGGCTAAATCAAGTCTTCCTGCTGTCTTCGCTTTATTAACTCGTTCATGCCAGCGTTGGATTTCTTGGGCTGTAGAGAGAATTTCCTCTTGCACCCGCTTTTCTTGGGCTTGTGAGTCTACAATTAGCCTGAGCGCATCTTCTTCTTGCTGTCGTAATTGTTCTTCTAGCGCCTGCAATTCTAAATGGGGATTATTTCGTAAGAATTCCTCTAATCTACTTTCTAAAAAACGGTTGATATCATCAAATAACCCCACAGCAGGGACTCCTTAATTCAGCTTGGTCATTATTCATTGGTCATCGGTCAGTGATAATTGTTAATTGTTCAAAACTTTTGCCCAACGTAAACAGATTTTACTTCTCCATTACGCTTGATAATTGCTTCCTGCTCGGCAACAGCAACTAAAGTCCAATTGCTGTCGCCAATAGTTTGACCTTGATAAATTCTTTGAGTGACACCTTTAATTTCAATTAAGGCAGCAGGACGCTTTGTGCGCTCTACTAATCCAACTAATGTAAATTTATTTGCTGGTGTTGTTGGTATCCAGCTTTTTGATAGTGATGTATTTGTTGGTGGTGGGGCTACTGCTGGAAGAGATCCCGCGACTCGTGGTAGTGGGGGAGGCTGTTTAATAGATCCAGTAGCCGCCCGTGCTTGTGGGGAGGATGGGATAACAGTGGATGAAGGTGCTACAGTGGTTGATGCTTGTGGCGGGTAGACGGGAATGTATACTTTCTCGATTACTTTTGTGGTTCTGCTAGGAACTGTAGCAACATTAGGATTAGCAGATATTTGAGATTGGTTAGAATTTTCCTGGGTAGCTGTTGATTGCTGTTTGCTTGCTTGAGCTTTGCGATCAATTGTTAAGAGCGATCGCTCCATATATTCTATAAACTTAGCATCTGACTGTGAGATTTGAGGCTGAGTACTTGCCGCAGTATTATACTGCTGCCCGAATTGTAAGTTTAACTTTTTCTCGCTAACTAACCATAAAACTGCATATGCTAACAAAGATGCAAAGCTTAAACTTAAGAGGATTTTCTCAAACCAATTACCATACCTAGCATTCTTAGGGTCGCTGGTATTTTTTTCCTCAGTATTTGATTTTCTAGTTAGAGATTGCGGTGCAGCATTGGATATACCATCCTGTTCCTGTGTTACCTGTGCTACCTGTGTTTTCTGCTGTTCATCAGGTGTCACAGCCGTTTCTGGTACTGACATTTCAGGCATTTTCAGAGCCTGCAAAGAAACATATTCTGGTTGTGCTGTTTCCGTAGAAAACTTACTGCCACCATCCAGAATCCGGTCAATCTCTGAAAACAACTCATCCATTAATTGATCTGCATGATCCTCAACAGATGAGCGTTCTAGAGGAATTTTATCTGAATAAGGCTCTGAAGTTTGCTTGTTGGTTTGGACATCCTGAGACATAGGTTGCTCACTAATCGGCTACAGAATTAAGGATACTTTTAAAAACAAATTAGTATTAGCTACAGCCAATACTAATTGTTAATTGACTAATTAATTGTTAAATTAAGCCAACACTCCTGAAACTTCCGATGACTTTTGGCGATAGCGCAGTTCTAAATACACCAGTAAAGCATTAATGTCGGCTGGGTTAACACCGCCAATTCTACCAGCTTGACCCACTGTAAGTGGCTTAACTTTAGCCAGCTTTTCACGGGCTTCTTTAGATAGGGTATCAATTAGTGCGTAATCTAGGTCTGGTGGCAGTTGTCGGTTAGTTTGGCGGCTAACTAGGTCAATCTGGTTTTGCTGCCGTTGCAGATATCCATAATATTTGATTTCTATTTCCGCGCCTTCTTTTTCAACCGAGTTAAGGGCAGGGTTCCCTAGTCCATGACGTTCTAGGTCAATGTAATGCACGCCAGGGCGACGCAGCAATTCAGTTAGTGTAATTGATCCTTTGATTACTTGTTGAGTATCAGATGCGATCGCAATTCCTATTTCCTCATGTTCCTTAATTCGTGTCGTGTGCAGCCGTTCTTTTTCTGCAACGATATTTTCTTGCTTACTGGTAAACAATTCCCAGCGACGGTCATCAATTAACCCTATTTCCCGACCTACAGGCGTTAAACGTTGATCCGCATTATCAGAACGCAATAATAACCGATACTCAGAACGGCTAGTCAGCATCCGGTAAGGTTCCCGTAAATCTTTAGTACACAAGTCATCAACCAATGTACCAAGATAACTTTGCTCACGCGGGAAAATAATCATTTCTTGACCACGCGCAAACCTAGCAGCATTAATACCTGCTACCAGTCCTTGTGCTGCTGC
Above is a window of Oculatellaceae cyanobacterium DNA encoding:
- a CDS encoding TIGR04376 family protein; translated protein: MGLFDDINRFLESRLEEFLRNNPHLELQALEEQLRQQEEDALRLIVDSQAQEKRVQEEILSTAQEIQRWHERVNKAKTAGRLDLAQAAQEREAALLRQGNQLWGKMQGLKERIEKAKELQRQISIRRQEVGAKAKQAQAERAAQTKTTETTGWNFPASNSNSSGADALEEQFMRWEIDHDLDNLKRNLH